In Arthrobacter sp. SLBN-112, a genomic segment contains:
- a CDS encoding oligosaccharide flippase family protein, which produces MQQLWRVSRSALAENIRFGAPVAGSTMLARAIFDVDYLVIGIVLGAHALGLYTLAFRLPEALILNVFFVLSTVLFPLYTQVRGDRQRLRDGYLKSVTVQALYGITAGVGLAVVAPVLVPVLFGQQWEESVTPLVFLALYAAARSLGAGANDVYKALGRPGLSIRISVVRLVVLLPALVFASRWGIVGVACAQMVVAVVFAFGMQAVAAKVLGTRMRRMLRAAAPGLACGAAVSLVGLLNLSRHALGPVLTLAVMVVAGVGLVYAVLRFGYRGLHDDVLGLFKRHHDSPGPAPDHVP; this is translated from the coding sequence GTGCAGCAGCTCTGGCGCGTCAGCAGGAGCGCCCTGGCCGAGAACATCCGCTTCGGCGCCCCCGTGGCGGGGAGCACCATGCTGGCCCGGGCCATCTTCGACGTCGACTACCTGGTGATCGGGATCGTGCTGGGCGCCCATGCGCTGGGCCTGTACACGCTCGCCTTCCGGCTCCCGGAGGCCCTGATCCTCAACGTGTTCTTCGTGCTTTCCACTGTCCTGTTTCCGCTCTATACGCAAGTCCGCGGTGACCGGCAGCGATTACGGGACGGGTACCTGAAAAGTGTCACGGTGCAGGCCCTGTACGGCATCACGGCCGGGGTGGGCCTTGCCGTGGTGGCGCCGGTCCTGGTGCCGGTCCTTTTCGGGCAGCAGTGGGAGGAATCCGTGACGCCGCTGGTGTTCCTTGCCCTGTATGCGGCGGCGCGTTCCCTGGGCGCCGGCGCAAACGACGTCTATAAAGCGCTGGGCAGGCCCGGGCTTTCCATCCGGATCTCCGTGGTCCGGCTGGTGGTCCTGCTCCCGGCACTGGTCTTCGCCAGCCGTTGGGGCATTGTCGGCGTTGCGTGCGCCCAAATGGTGGTGGCAGTGGTCTTCGCCTTCGGCATGCAGGCGGTCGCCGCCAAGGTCTTGGGGACAAGGATGCGCCGGATGCTCCGTGCTGCTGCACCGGGCTTGGCGTGCGGGGCCGCTGTGTCCCTGGTTGGCCTGCTCAACCTGTCACGGCATGCACTGGGGCCGGTCCTGACGCTCGCTGTCATGGTGGTTGCCGGCGTCGGATTGGTCTACGCGGTGCTGCGGTTCGGCTATCGGGGCCTGCACGATGACGTCCTGGGGCTTTTCAAGCGCCACCACGACTCCCCGGGACCGGCGCCCGACCACGTTCCCTAA
- the rpsR gene encoding 30S ribosomal protein S18, with protein MAKAELRKPKPKSNPLKAADITVIDYKDVALLRKFISDRGKIRARRVTGVTVQEQRKIAQAIKNAREVALLPYSGAGRG; from the coding sequence ATGGCTAAGGCTGAACTCCGTAAGCCCAAACCAAAGTCCAACCCCTTGAAGGCCGCTGACATCACTGTCATCGACTACAAGGACGTAGCATTGCTGCGCAAGTTCATCTCCGACCGCGGAAAGATCCGCGCCCGTCGCGTCACTGGCGTCACGGTGCAGGAACAGCGCAAGATCGCCCAGGCAATCAAGAACGCCCGCGAAGTTGCTCTGCTGCCTTACTCCGGCGCTGGCCGCGGCTAA
- a CDS encoding glycoside hydrolase family 16 protein translates to MPASRKANAKRAHRYQNETAPAGLRPFLTSKDSRRRLPLAAGLAAALLGAASLGLGLANGNETADVSRVASAADAGSEVQAQASPSTPAPAPSTPAPAPAPAAAPAQEQAPAQAPAPAAPAPAPAAAAPAPQSPIVVAPAAAQLANSGTPMPAGVPGNWTMTFADEFNGSGLDSAKWSNCWFAPNCGTMNKAATSPANVSVGNGNLALSLASSSSGSLVSTNPKGGAGTGYQFTTGYVEARIKFPGNANGLYNWPAFWTTGQSWPATGENDIAEVLQGKMTVNYHSSSGAHNQGTVGGNWANEYHTFGLHRMANSSDVYFDGVKVKSYPTDDGNAPQYIVLNVGASSTNPVYGPQSQLLVDYVRAWQ, encoded by the coding sequence ATGCCCGCATCCCGCAAAGCGAACGCCAAACGCGCACACCGTTATCAAAATGAGACCGCACCGGCCGGGCTCCGGCCATTTCTGACATCCAAAGACTCCCGCCGCCGCTTGCCCCTGGCCGCCGGCCTCGCAGCAGCCCTCCTCGGCGCGGCGTCCCTGGGCCTCGGCCTGGCCAACGGCAACGAGACTGCAGATGTCTCCCGGGTGGCGAGCGCCGCCGACGCCGGCAGCGAAGTCCAGGCCCAGGCCTCCCCGTCCACCCCGGCCCCGGCCCCGTCCACCCCGGCCCCTGCCCCGGCACCGGCCGCCGCACCCGCCCAGGAGCAGGCTCCCGCGCAGGCACCGGCTCCCGCTGCGCCTGCCCCGGCCCCCGCCGCGGCGGCTCCGGCCCCGCAGTCGCCCATCGTCGTGGCGCCCGCCGCGGCACAGCTGGCCAACAGCGGGACGCCCATGCCCGCGGGCGTCCCCGGAAACTGGACCATGACCTTCGCCGACGAGTTCAACGGCTCAGGCCTGGACAGCGCAAAGTGGTCCAACTGCTGGTTCGCCCCCAACTGCGGAACCATGAATAAAGCGGCCACCAGCCCCGCCAACGTCTCCGTGGGCAACGGCAACCTGGCCCTCAGCCTTGCCTCGTCCTCGTCCGGGTCCCTGGTGTCCACCAACCCCAAGGGCGGGGCTGGCACCGGTTACCAGTTCACCACCGGGTACGTGGAGGCCCGCATCAAGTTCCCAGGCAACGCCAACGGCCTGTACAACTGGCCGGCGTTCTGGACCACCGGGCAGTCGTGGCCCGCCACCGGCGAGAACGACATCGCGGAAGTCCTCCAGGGGAAGATGACCGTCAATTACCATTCAAGCTCGGGCGCACACAACCAAGGCACCGTCGGCGGCAACTGGGCCAACGAGTACCACACCTTCGGCCTGCACCGGATGGCCAACTCCTCCGACGTCTACTTCGACGGCGTGAAGGTCAAGTCCTACCCCACGGACGACGGAAACGCCCCGCAGTACATCGTCCTGAACGTCGGCGCTTCCTCGACGAACCCGGTCTACGGCCCGCAGTCCCAGCTGCTGGTGGACTACGTACGCGCCTGGCAGTAG
- a CDS encoding FMN reductase, with the protein METRRITVLSAGLGVPSSSRLLADQLAAAAERRLTAGGYEVVVDVVELRDLAVDIANNFVTGYAAPRLAEVIAGVEASDGIIAVTPVFSASYSGLFKSFFDVLDPKSLDGKAVLLGATGGTDRHQMVLDYALRPLFSYLRTRTAATGVFAGPQDWGTTEEGGSSLADRIERAAAELALLLEGPQPGRKPAPLESLPFEQLLAGIAGSR; encoded by the coding sequence ATGGAAACCCGCCGCATTACAGTCCTCTCCGCCGGACTTGGCGTCCCTTCGTCCAGCCGGCTGCTGGCCGACCAGCTCGCCGCCGCTGCCGAGCGGCGGCTCACCGCGGGCGGCTATGAGGTGGTGGTTGACGTGGTCGAACTCCGGGACCTGGCCGTGGACATCGCCAACAACTTCGTCACCGGTTACGCCGCGCCCCGCCTGGCGGAGGTCATCGCCGGGGTGGAGGCTTCGGATGGGATCATCGCGGTGACGCCGGTCTTCAGCGCCTCGTACAGTGGCCTGTTCAAGTCCTTCTTTGACGTCCTGGATCCCAAGTCCCTTGACGGCAAGGCGGTCCTGCTGGGCGCCACCGGAGGCACCGACCGGCACCAGATGGTGTTGGATTACGCCCTGCGCCCCTTGTTCAGCTACCTGCGCACGCGCACGGCGGCCACTGGAGTCTTTGCCGGGCCGCAGGACTGGGGAACCACGGAGGAGGGCGGCTCCTCACTGGCGGACCGCATCGAGCGCGCTGCCGCCGAACTTGCGCTCCTGCTGGAGGGGCCCCAGCCGGGCCGGAAGCCTGCGCCGCTGGAGTCCCTGCCGTTCGAGCAGCTCCTGGCCGGAATCGCCGGATCCCGCTAG
- a CDS encoding oligosaccharide flippase family protein — MTYAPGELERKGVRGALWQGLAFASGRVIVLVTTVVLARLLSPEEYGLVALALVLMAYAETIADAGVGQALVYLPKTKVIVRSALLLSVTLGAVLALTAVLAADAVEDLIGLDGVAPLVQVLGISVLATACGAVPEAIMRRDLKFRQLTAAPVLRAATMGTVTLYLAFTGHGAWSLAVGTAAGSVAYAATCWFLIRHEAPCSSSGASAGAPWPRTSASAPPWRGAPCWPGPSSTSTTW, encoded by the coding sequence GTGACCTACGCGCCCGGCGAGCTGGAACGCAAAGGCGTCCGGGGAGCCTTGTGGCAGGGGCTGGCCTTCGCCTCCGGACGGGTGATCGTGCTGGTCACCACCGTGGTGCTGGCCCGGCTCCTGTCGCCCGAAGAGTACGGCCTCGTAGCCCTGGCGCTGGTGCTCATGGCATACGCCGAAACCATTGCCGACGCCGGGGTGGGCCAGGCGCTGGTCTACCTGCCCAAGACGAAGGTGATTGTCCGCTCGGCGCTCCTGCTCTCGGTAACCCTGGGCGCGGTGCTGGCCTTGACGGCCGTGCTTGCGGCCGATGCTGTGGAAGACCTCATCGGGCTCGACGGCGTGGCTCCCCTGGTGCAGGTGCTTGGCATCTCCGTGCTGGCCACCGCCTGCGGCGCCGTCCCGGAGGCGATCATGCGCCGCGACCTGAAGTTCCGGCAACTCACCGCCGCTCCGGTGCTGCGGGCCGCAACCATGGGAACGGTGACCCTCTACCTGGCCTTCACCGGCCACGGCGCCTGGTCGCTCGCCGTCGGAACGGCTGCGGGCTCGGTCGCCTACGCAGCCACCTGCTGGTTCCTGATCCGCCACGAAGCGCCGTGCAGCAGCTCTGGCGCGTCAGCAGGAGCGCCCTGGCCGAGAACATCCGCTTCGGCGCCCCCGTGGCGGGGAGCACCATGCTGGCCCGGGCCATCTTCGACGTCGACTACCTGGTGA
- a CDS encoding aminoglycoside phosphotransferase family protein has protein sequence MSFVDRFLRDHFEEFALDRYGLGSRWETLLLTPRFTTSRHVVALVFPSRGSDPALVVKIPRQPGDSSGVRREAAMLDQLSAAVGSPGVPRLVGIRDEGPYTVLVETALTGIPLDPRKVAADLPSAVAAGTGFVGALPCTHAATDNPDWYQRAVAAPLAALERLAGPDAQTGRLVERTHQLLEPLRTAQLPAVIEHGDLSHPNLLVKPGSGLQVMDWERSLADGVPGHDLVFYLQYLSESSEQAFARDAQIAAFEKAFGQGGWALDPLSRHLGVRGVDASLLPLLVITTWARSTATLADRLAQETEADPSQGNGKVRAALEADRDYWLWRHVVTSA, from the coding sequence ATGAGTTTCGTTGACCGGTTCCTCCGGGACCACTTCGAGGAGTTCGCCCTTGACCGGTACGGCCTGGGCAGCCGGTGGGAAACGCTGCTGCTCACACCTCGTTTCACCACCTCCCGGCACGTGGTGGCCCTGGTGTTTCCGTCCCGCGGAAGCGACCCCGCCCTGGTGGTGAAGATCCCGCGCCAGCCAGGTGACAGCAGCGGAGTCCGGCGTGAGGCCGCCATGCTGGACCAGCTTTCGGCCGCCGTCGGCAGCCCGGGTGTTCCGCGCCTGGTGGGAATCCGGGACGAGGGGCCGTACACGGTCCTGGTGGAAACAGCATTGACCGGCATACCCCTGGACCCGCGGAAGGTGGCCGCCGACCTCCCCTCGGCCGTCGCGGCCGGAACCGGCTTTGTGGGGGCCCTTCCCTGCACCCATGCTGCGACTGACAACCCGGACTGGTACCAGCGCGCGGTCGCCGCGCCGTTGGCGGCACTGGAACGGCTGGCCGGACCTGACGCCCAGACCGGCCGCCTGGTTGAGCGCACCCACCAACTCCTCGAACCCCTGCGTACCGCCCAACTTCCGGCGGTTATTGAGCACGGCGACCTAAGCCATCCCAACCTGCTGGTTAAGCCCGGCAGTGGATTGCAGGTCATGGACTGGGAACGCTCCCTGGCCGACGGCGTCCCCGGCCACGACCTGGTGTTCTACCTCCAGTACCTCAGCGAGTCCAGCGAGCAGGCGTTTGCCAGGGATGCCCAGATCGCTGCCTTTGAGAAGGCGTTCGGCCAGGGCGGCTGGGCGCTGGACCCGCTTTCCCGCCACCTGGGTGTGCGGGGAGTGGACGCCTCGCTCCTGCCACTGCTGGTGATCACCACCTGGGCGCGGTCCACCGCGACGCTGGCCGATCGGCTGGCGCAGGAAACAGAAGCTGATCCGTCGCAGGGCAACGGAAAGGTCCGTGCCGCGCTTGAGGCGGACAGGGACTACTGGTTGTGGCGCCACGTGGTGACATCGGCGTAG
- a CDS encoding YdcF family protein, producing the protein MPFLAVSSILLVAAAISFAADRRRLRNGVFLVSGAVVGWLGLLVDSGNNSVPVLMTLALGLLLIVSAPVLAVFLVLNGIILLRREGRSLANLLSLLAGLAVVAVPLVLAALQTYVPGLGAVTSVAALLAGYLGFVFVSYLVYSLIYSILPPRRHPEYVVVLGSGLAGSAVPPLLAARLDAAVRLYRGKHGGSIRAVIPSGGQGADELLPEATAMARYLQEQGIPAHRIRVEDRATTTMEKLNFSRGLMERPDAPVTVVTSSYHVFRAAMFTRRAGLRAHVTGARTAGYFIPSAFLREFIAILATYRWINLGFCLALVAVPLAAMTVPLLPF; encoded by the coding sequence TTGCCGTTTCTCGCCGTCAGCAGCATCCTCCTGGTGGCTGCAGCCATCAGCTTTGCGGCCGACCGGAGGCGCCTGAGGAACGGAGTCTTCCTCGTCTCCGGGGCGGTCGTGGGCTGGCTTGGGCTCCTCGTGGACTCCGGCAACAACTCCGTGCCTGTCCTCATGACCCTGGCCCTGGGCTTACTGCTTATCGTGTCAGCGCCCGTCCTTGCCGTGTTCCTGGTCCTCAACGGCATCATTTTGCTGCGCCGCGAAGGCCGCAGCCTGGCAAACCTGTTGTCCCTGCTGGCAGGGCTGGCCGTGGTGGCCGTCCCCCTCGTCCTGGCTGCCCTGCAAACGTACGTGCCCGGGCTTGGCGCGGTCACGTCGGTGGCCGCCCTCTTGGCCGGGTATCTGGGCTTCGTGTTCGTCAGCTACCTGGTCTATTCGCTGATCTACTCGATCCTGCCGCCGCGACGCCATCCCGAATACGTGGTGGTTTTGGGTTCCGGCCTGGCGGGCAGCGCCGTTCCGCCCCTGCTGGCCGCACGGCTTGACGCGGCGGTCCGCCTGTACCGCGGCAAGCATGGCGGTTCCATCAGGGCGGTTATTCCCAGCGGCGGGCAGGGGGCCGATGAACTCCTGCCCGAAGCGACTGCGATGGCCCGCTATCTGCAGGAGCAGGGTATTCCTGCCCACAGGATCAGGGTGGAGGACCGGGCAACCACCACCATGGAGAAGCTGAACTTTTCGCGCGGGCTGATGGAGCGTCCGGATGCGCCCGTCACGGTGGTCACCAGCAGCTACCACGTGTTCCGCGCGGCCATGTTCACCCGGCGCGCGGGGCTGCGCGCCCACGTCACGGGGGCCAGGACGGCGGGCTACTTTATCCCCAGCGCCTTCCTTCGGGAATTCATTGCCATCCTCGCAACCTACCGGTGGATCAACCTGGGTTTCTGCCTGGCGCTCGTCGCCGTCCCCTTGGCCGCCATGACGGTGCCGCTGCTCCCCTTCTGA
- the rpsF gene encoding 30S ribosomal protein S6 — MRPYELMVIIDPEVEERTVEPSLQKFLNVITNDGGTIEKVDIWGRRRLAYEIKKKSEGIYAVVNFTAKPETAKELDRQLSLNETIMRTKITRPEEQKVVAE, encoded by the coding sequence ATGCGTCCTTACGAATTGATGGTAATCATCGACCCCGAGGTCGAAGAGCGTACCGTTGAGCCGTCGCTTCAGAAGTTCCTGAACGTCATCACCAACGATGGTGGAACCATCGAAAAGGTTGACATCTGGGGCCGTCGCCGTCTGGCTTACGAGATCAAGAAGAAGTCCGAAGGTATCTACGCCGTGGTGAACTTCACCGCCAAGCCGGAAACCGCCAAGGAACTTGACCGCCAGCTGTCTCTTAACGAGACCATCATGCGCACCAAGATCACCCGCCCCGAAGAGCAGAAAGTTGTTGCTGAGTAA
- a CDS encoding glycosyltransferase family 4 protein — translation MKLLYVTESVPNRDPQLGDGSSMIPYEVILHLPADVAVTLLTFSGPVPVPAEIRARCGTVHEIAQRGDLSALARSLGGLTGLGKHRRSTPSARAAAATLSGSNNATLIHGPHALFLSHHVAGPMVLQTVDPWSIRAGMDTAIARAFRPAYRLRELLAERAERGLPAKARLLTVGAQDAAAWSAKLGRAVAAIPNGTAATAGPRRDRTAPVVCFAGSLNYGPNVDSATLLATRIAPLVWREVPEARFVIAGRQPTAAVQALAGPRVEVLANVPSILDIFQGADVAVFPDQHGVGIRNSVLEALAAGLPVVASPVAARELPPHPLLTVESGQDAMVRKVVEQLRAPRPPHSSPGGAAGQAAGTVRSWDTVAGEYLAEVRAAVASSSPAGDLSGTARQL, via the coding sequence ATGAAGCTCCTGTACGTGACTGAAAGCGTGCCCAACCGGGACCCGCAACTCGGTGATGGAAGCTCCATGATCCCGTACGAAGTGATCCTGCACCTTCCCGCAGATGTGGCCGTCACCCTGCTGACGTTTTCCGGGCCCGTCCCGGTACCGGCGGAGATCCGGGCGCGCTGCGGGACCGTCCACGAAATTGCCCAGCGGGGCGACCTGTCCGCTCTTGCGCGCTCCCTGGGCGGCCTCACGGGCCTGGGCAAACACCGGCGCTCCACTCCCTCGGCGCGGGCAGCGGCGGCCACCTTGTCCGGCAGCAACAACGCCACCCTCATCCATGGCCCGCACGCCCTTTTCCTGTCCCACCACGTGGCCGGGCCCATGGTGCTGCAGACCGTGGACCCCTGGTCCATCCGCGCCGGCATGGACACGGCCATCGCGCGCGCCTTCCGGCCTGCCTACCGGCTGCGGGAACTCCTCGCCGAACGGGCTGAGCGGGGGCTGCCTGCCAAGGCGCGGCTGCTGACCGTCGGGGCGCAGGACGCTGCGGCCTGGTCCGCGAAGCTCGGCCGGGCCGTAGCAGCCATCCCCAACGGAACAGCCGCGACCGCCGGCCCCCGCCGGGACCGGACCGCACCGGTCGTATGCTTCGCGGGCAGCCTCAACTACGGCCCCAACGTTGACAGCGCCACGCTCCTGGCCACCCGAATTGCTCCCCTGGTATGGCGGGAGGTTCCGGAGGCCCGGTTCGTCATCGCCGGGCGGCAACCCACGGCTGCGGTCCAGGCGCTGGCCGGTCCCCGCGTTGAAGTCCTGGCCAACGTCCCATCAATCCTGGACATCTTCCAAGGGGCCGACGTCGCCGTCTTCCCCGACCAACACGGCGTGGGCATCCGAAACTCCGTGCTTGAGGCCCTTGCGGCGGGGCTGCCCGTGGTGGCATCCCCGGTGGCGGCACGGGAACTTCCGCCGCACCCGCTGCTCACTGTTGAGTCCGGCCAGGACGCGATGGTCCGCAAGGTCGTGGAACAACTCAGGGCCCCCCGGCCGCCGCACAGCTCTCCCGGCGGCGCTGCGGGACAGGCCGCCGGCACCGTCCGGTCCTGGGACACCGTGGCCGGGGAGTACCTGGCTGAGGTGCGGGCTGCCGTGGCTTCGTCCTCCCCCGCCGGGGACTTATCCGGCACCGCAAGGCAACTGTGA
- a CDS encoding single-stranded DNA-binding protein — protein sequence MAGETTITVIGNLTNDPELRFTPSGSAVANFTIASTPRTFDRQSNEWKDGETLFLRAAVWREAAENVAESLTKGMRVIVTGRLKSRSYETKEGEKRTVIELEVDEIGPSLRYANAKVNRTQRSGGQGGGGFGGGNGGGGFGGGNPGGTQGGNSGGGWGGGNQQAAQDDPWATPGVSNAGGWGNGPDSEPPF from the coding sequence ATGGCAGGCGAGACCACCATTACGGTCATCGGTAACCTCACCAATGACCCGGAATTGCGGTTCACACCGTCCGGTTCCGCGGTAGCGAACTTCACCATCGCTTCCACCCCCCGCACCTTTGATCGCCAGTCCAACGAGTGGAAGGACGGGGAGACCCTGTTCCTCCGCGCCGCTGTATGGCGTGAAGCTGCCGAGAACGTCGCCGAATCCCTGACCAAGGGAATGCGCGTGATCGTGACCGGCCGCCTGAAGAGCCGTTCCTACGAAACAAAAGAAGGCGAAAAGCGCACCGTAATCGAGCTTGAGGTCGACGAAATCGGCCCCAGCCTGCGCTATGCCAACGCAAAGGTCAACCGCACCCAGCGCTCCGGCGGACAGGGTGGGGGCGGCTTCGGCGGCGGCAACGGCGGCGGTGGCTTCGGAGGCGGCAACCCTGGTGGAACCCAGGGCGGCAACTCCGGTGGAGGCTGGGGCGGCGGCAACCAGCAGGCTGCACAGGACGATCCCTGGGCCACGCCCGGCGTGTCCAATGCAGGCGGCTGGGGCAACGGCCCCGATTCCGAACCTCCCTTCTAA
- the rplI gene encoding 50S ribosomal protein L9: MAKLILTHEVTGLGAAGDVVEVKDGYARNFLLPRGFALTWTKGGEKQVESIKAARAARAHASVEAAQAQAQALSSKKVKLEVKAGESGRLFGTVKPADVAAAVEAAGLGAIDKRNVELPNHIKSVGSYTANVRLHEDVSAVIDLEVVAGK, from the coding sequence ATGGCAAAGCTCATTCTGACCCACGAAGTAACCGGTCTCGGTGCTGCTGGCGATGTTGTCGAGGTCAAGGACGGTTACGCACGTAACTTCCTGCTGCCCCGCGGCTTCGCCCTGACCTGGACCAAGGGTGGCGAGAAGCAGGTTGAGTCCATCAAGGCTGCCCGCGCCGCCCGTGCGCACGCTTCCGTTGAAGCTGCACAGGCACAGGCCCAGGCTCTGTCCTCCAAGAAGGTCAAGCTCGAGGTGAAGGCCGGCGAGTCCGGTCGTCTCTTCGGCACCGTCAAGCCTGCTGATGTCGCTGCCGCTGTTGAGGCCGCCGGCCTCGGAGCCATCGACAAGCGCAACGTTGAACTGCCGAACCACATCAAGTCTGTCGGTTCGTACACGGCCAACGTTCGCCTGCACGAGGATGTTTCCGCTGTCATCGACCTTGAGGTCGTTGCCGGAAAGTAG
- a CDS encoding PhzF family phenazine biosynthesis protein → MNPTPSNRPFHQVDVFAGKAYRGNPLAVVLDAQGLDTATMQHFANWTNLSETTFLLPAEDPRADYKVRIFTGSEEFPFAGHPTLGSAHTWLQAGGVPKSGNYVVQECGAGLVRIKRDAGRLAFAAPPLTRFEAVEEPIRQQLADALGITAGDILDASWLVNGPEWIGVLLGSADQVLALAPDPVAMGNLKVGVIGPHAPGGDADFEVRTFIPGDAMVEDPVTGNFNAGAAQWLIGSGRAPERYVAAQGAVLGRAGRVHVTAEDGDVWVGGESSTCIQGTVLL, encoded by the coding sequence GTGAACCCGACACCCAGCAACCGCCCCTTCCACCAGGTGGATGTTTTCGCCGGCAAGGCCTACCGGGGCAACCCGCTCGCCGTCGTCCTCGATGCCCAGGGCCTTGACACCGCAACAATGCAGCACTTCGCCAACTGGACCAACCTCTCGGAAACCACCTTCCTCCTGCCCGCGGAGGATCCCCGCGCCGACTACAAGGTCCGGATCTTCACGGGGAGCGAGGAGTTCCCGTTCGCGGGGCATCCCACCCTGGGATCCGCGCACACCTGGCTGCAAGCCGGCGGAGTTCCGAAGTCCGGCAACTACGTGGTGCAGGAGTGCGGCGCCGGGCTGGTCAGGATAAAGCGCGACGCCGGCCGGCTGGCTTTCGCGGCGCCGCCCCTGACCCGCTTCGAGGCCGTGGAGGAGCCAATCCGGCAACAGCTGGCCGACGCCCTCGGGATCACGGCCGGTGACATCCTGGACGCATCATGGCTGGTGAACGGCCCGGAGTGGATCGGCGTCCTGCTGGGTTCGGCGGACCAGGTGCTGGCCCTTGCGCCGGATCCGGTGGCCATGGGGAACCTGAAGGTTGGAGTCATCGGGCCGCACGCTCCCGGCGGTGACGCCGACTTTGAGGTGCGGACGTTCATCCCCGGTGACGCGATGGTGGAGGACCCGGTGACGGGCAACTTCAACGCAGGAGCGGCCCAGTGGCTCATTGGCAGCGGCAGGGCGCCGGAGCGCTACGTGGCCGCGCAAGGCGCCGTCCTGGGCCGGGCAGGCCGTGTGCACGTCACTGCCGAAGATGGTGATGTGTGGGTGGGCGGAGAGTCCAGTACGTGCATCCAGGGCACCGTCCTGCTCTGA
- the dnaB gene encoding replicative DNA helicase, with protein sequence MTIAHLDPVEATRGSDASRKPPQDIPAEQSVLGGMMLSKDAIADVVEILRGQDFYRPAHETIYEAIIDLYGRGEPADAVTVSDELTKRAEINRIGGPAYLHELIQTVPTAANAGYYAEIVAERAVLRRLVNAGTKIVQLGYGSDGEVEDLVNQAQAEVYAVAERRTAEDYVVLKDVMESTVDEIEASGHRGEGMTGVPTGFYELDELTHGLHPGQMIVIAARPAVGKSTFALDFARSAAIKNNLSTVMFSLEMGRNEIAMRLLSAEATIGLQDLRKGTIKDEQWSKIATTMGRMNDAPLFIDDSPNMSLMEIRAKCRRLKQQHDLKLVILDYLQLMSSGKKVESRQQEVSEFSRALKLLAKELQVPVIALSQLNRGSEQRQDKRPMVSDLRESGSIEQDADMVILLHREDVYDKESPRAGEADILVAKHRNGPTKDIVVAFQGHYSRFANMAGDSGGGGF encoded by the coding sequence TTGACAATCGCGCATCTGGACCCGGTGGAAGCAACCCGCGGATCGGACGCGAGCCGCAAACCTCCCCAGGACATCCCGGCGGAGCAGTCGGTCCTGGGCGGCATGATGCTGTCCAAGGACGCCATTGCCGACGTCGTGGAGATCCTCCGGGGACAGGACTTCTACCGCCCTGCCCACGAGACCATCTATGAGGCCATCATCGACCTCTACGGCCGCGGGGAGCCCGCGGACGCCGTCACGGTGTCCGACGAACTGACAAAGCGCGCCGAAATCAACAGGATTGGCGGCCCTGCGTACCTGCACGAGCTCATCCAGACCGTACCCACTGCGGCCAACGCCGGGTACTACGCAGAGATCGTCGCCGAACGGGCCGTCCTTCGCCGGCTGGTGAACGCCGGCACCAAGATCGTCCAGTTGGGCTACGGCTCGGACGGCGAGGTGGAGGACTTGGTCAACCAGGCGCAGGCCGAGGTCTACGCCGTGGCGGAACGCCGCACGGCGGAGGACTACGTGGTCCTCAAGGACGTCATGGAATCCACGGTGGACGAAATCGAGGCGTCCGGCCACCGCGGCGAGGGCATGACCGGTGTGCCCACCGGGTTCTATGAACTCGACGAGCTGACCCACGGCCTCCACCCGGGCCAGATGATCGTCATCGCGGCCCGCCCCGCCGTGGGTAAATCAACCTTCGCATTGGACTTCGCACGGTCGGCGGCCATCAAGAACAACCTGTCCACCGTCATGTTTTCCCTGGAAATGGGCCGGAACGAGATCGCCATGCGCCTCTTGTCCGCCGAAGCCACTATCGGCCTGCAGGACCTCCGCAAGGGAACCATCAAGGACGAGCAGTGGTCCAAGATCGCCACCACCATGGGCCGGATGAACGATGCCCCGCTGTTCATCGACGACAGCCCCAATATGTCCCTGATGGAAATCAGGGCCAAGTGCCGCCGCCTGAAGCAGCAGCACGACCTCAAGCTGGTCATCCTCGACTACCTGCAGCTGATGAGCTCGGGCAAGAAGGTGGAATCCCGCCAGCAGGAAGTTTCCGAGTTCTCCCGTGCCCTCAAGCTCCTCGCCAAGGAACTCCAGGTGCCCGTGATCGCCCTGTCCCAGCTGAACCGTGGTTCGGAACAGCGCCAGGACAAGCGGCCCATGGTCTCTGACCTCCGCGAGTCCGGCTCCATCGAGCAGGACGCCGACATGGTGATCCTGCTCCACCGCGAGGATGTCTACGACAAGGAATCACCCCGCGCGGGCGAGGCGGACATCCTGGTGGCCAAGCACCGTAACGGCCCCACCAAAGACATCGTGGTGGCGTTCCAGGGCCACTACTCCCGCTTCGCCAACATGGCGGGCGACTCCGGGGGCGGCGGCTTCTAG